CGCGACGCGCGAGGCGACCCGCACCTTGATCCGGAGCACCTTGGCGCACTCGGCCACAGAGACGGGATCGGCCAGGTCGGGCTTGGCCATGACGTCGAGCGCCCCCACGGCGAGCATCGCGATCGAGACGCGTGCCTCCTCGGCGCGGGTCAGGCTCGAGAAGACGATGATGGGCGTCGGGCACGTGGCCATGATCTGCTCGGTCGCCTCGTATCCGTCCATCCGCGGCATCCGGATGTCCATCAGGATGAGGTCGGGGCGCAGCCGCTCGGCCTTGTCGACGGCCTCGACGCCGTTGACCGCCTCGCCGACGATCGAGATGTCCTGCTCCGTCCCGAGCATCGCCCGGATAATGGAACGGACCGTCGGCGAATCGTCGACGACCAGGAGGCGGATCGGATGCGACCCCTGCTCCATCGATCCCATCACCGCCCCCGATCCGTCAGCAGCCGCTCGATCATGGGGCCGACCGTTTCGGCGCTGAAGCTTTCCTTCTCGATGCATTCCTGGACGCCGGCCGCCATCGCCCGCAACCGGTCGTCGGATCGGTCGCGCGACACGACGAGGACGACCGGAATGTCCTTGCGGTCCCCCCCCTTCCGGATGCGGGAGACCATCTCTATGCCGTCGATCCCCTCCATCTGCGCCTCGGAAAGGACGAGGTCGAACGGCTCGCGGCCGAGACGCTCGATCGCCTGCTGCGCGCCTGAAGCGGTCTCGACGGTGAAGCCCGCCGCCGTCAGGACGCGGGCCTGCATCTCCCGCGAAAGAAGGGAGTCGTCGACGACCAGCAGCGTCCTGGCCTTCCGGACGATAGCCCCCGCGGCCTCGGGCGGCGCGCCCTCGGGGCGCATCCGCACTGCGGTCATGATGTCATAGACGTCGAGCAGCAGCGCCACGTCGCCGGTGCCCAGGATGGTCGATCCCATGAACAGCTGGATCTTCCCGAGGAACTTGCCGAGATCGCGCACGACGACCTCGCACTCCCCCTCGACCCGGTCGACGACGAGCGCCATGCGCCGCGAGGAATGGCGGACCATGATGGCCATGTGGGTGGCGGCGGGTTTCGGACGCCCGAGTTCGAGCAGAGAGGAGAGCCAGACCACGGGGACCGCGTCCTCGCCGTGGCGGAAGGTTTTCTTCCCCTCGACCGTTTTGATCTCGGAGTCGGGAATCCGGGCGACCCCCTCGGAATAGACGATGGGAAGGCCGAAATACTGCCCGGCGACCTCGAACAGGAGGATCCGCGAGACCGCCATGCTCAGCGGAAGCTCGAGGACCACGCGCGTGCCCTGCCCCATCGTGGAAAAAACCTCGACCGTTCCGTTGAACTTCTCGGCCACGGTGCGCACGACGTCCATGCCGATCCCGCGGCCGGAGATGTCGGTCATCGACTTCGCGGTGGTGAAGCCGGTCCGGAAGATGAAGGAGAGGATCTCGCGGTCGTCGAGCCGGAAAGCCGCCTTCTCGGAGATCATCCCTTTCTTGATGGCGACTTCCCGGATCTCCTGGAGGTCGATCCCCTTTCCGTCGTCCTCGACCTCGATGACCACCCGCCCCTTCTTGGGGGTCGCCGCGACGGTGATCCGCCCCTTGGGACCCTTCTTGCGGCCGGTGCGCTGGTCGGGCAGCTCGATGCCGTGGTCGAGCGCGTTCCGGATTAGGTGGATAAGCGGATCGGAGATGGCGTCGGCCACCTTTCGGTCGATCTCGGTCTTGCCGCCCCGAACCACGAAATCGACTTCCTTGCCCAGCTCCTTCGCCAGGTCGCGGACGGAGCGCTGGAACGATTCGAAGATCGGCGCCAGCGGCACCATCCGGACCGAAACCAGCTCGGAGCGGATGTCCTCGAGCGTATGCGCCAGCGCGCCCGACAGCTCGCTTTCCTTCCGGTGGTAATCGGCAAGCTGGCTGTCCATCGCCTGGAATCCGTTTTCCCCACTCGCAAGAAAGGGACCGATCCGCGCCATGAACCCTTCCGGCGCCGTTCCCTGTGAGGCTGCGTCCCGCAGCGCGGACTGGAGGGCGGCGGACATGCGGCGGTAACGGCGGCCGAGCTCGCCGATCTTCTCCTGGAGCTCGACCTGCCGCAGGTGGTGGCCCACCACATTGGTCACGAGGGTGGAAAGCTGCTCCAGCTTTTCGGGCTCGACCCGGATGCCGCCCTGCCCCGAATCCATCGGCTGGTTCGCGGCGACGTCGAACCGGGGGCCTGCGGGGGGCGGGGAAACCGCCTGGGAGGGGGCGTCTTTCGAGGAGGACGGGGACGCCGTCGACTGGGGCGAAGGGGAAGGCGCCGTTTTACCGCCCGGCTCCTCGACGGGGACCTGCGCCGCGCGGAGACGCTCGAGGACGTCCTCG
Above is a window of Candidatus Deferrimicrobiaceae bacterium DNA encoding:
- a CDS encoding ATP-binding protein, encoding MERKIDLSQFREKFVREARERISRINGAMVYLEKNPGDPKLEGDILREAHTLKGASKMMGFAKISALAHQFEEALTRRKDRKIAANQDLTDALFTTLDAVSRLVASLADTNREAIDVEDVLERLRAAQVPVEEPGGKTAPSPSPQSTASPSSSKDAPSQAVSPPPAGPRFDVAANQPMDSGQGGIRVEPEKLEQLSTLVTNVVGHHLRQVELQEKIGELGRRYRRMSAALQSALRDAASQGTAPEGFMARIGPFLASGENGFQAMDSQLADYHRKESELSGALAHTLEDIRSELVSVRMVPLAPIFESFQRSVRDLAKELGKEVDFVVRGGKTEIDRKVADAISDPLIHLIRNALDHGIELPDQRTGRKKGPKGRITVAATPKKGRVVIEVEDDGKGIDLQEIREVAIKKGMISEKAAFRLDDREILSFIFRTGFTTAKSMTDISGRGIGMDVVRTVAEKFNGTVEVFSTMGQGTRVVLELPLSMAVSRILLFEVAGQYFGLPIVYSEGVARIPDSEIKTVEGKKTFRHGEDAVPVVWLSSLLELGRPKPAATHMAIMVRHSSRRMALVVDRVEGECEVVVRDLGKFLGKIQLFMGSTILGTGDVALLLDVYDIMTAVRMRPEGAPPEAAGAIVRKARTLLVVDDSLLSREMQARVLTAAGFTVETASGAQQAIERLGREPFDLVLSEAQMEGIDGIEMVSRIRKGGDRKDIPVVLVVSRDRSDDRLRAMAAGVQECIEKESFSAETVGPMIERLLTDRGR